In Perca flavescens isolate YP-PL-M2 chromosome 7, PFLA_1.0, whole genome shotgun sequence, the following proteins share a genomic window:
- the LOC114559058 gene encoding transketolase isoform X1, translating into MEDYHKPDQQTVQALRNIATRLRINSIKATTAAGSGHPTSCCSVAEIMSVLFFHTMKYRPEDPRNPNNDRFILSKGHAAPVLYAVWAETGYLKENELLNLRKVDSILEGHPVPKQQFVDVATGSLGQGLGAACGMAYTGKYFDKASYQVFCLLGDGELSEGSVWEAMAFASYYQLDNLVAILDINRLGQSDPAPLQHHVEKYQRRCEAFGWHAIIVDGHSVEELCKVLSQPRHQPLAIIAKTIKGKGIPAAEDKMGWHGKPLPKDMADSVIKEMQSRIISCNKRLYPAPPTEDASPVSLRNIRMPSAPSYKTGDKIATRKAYGMALAKLGRYNDQVVALDGDTKNSTFSELFKNEHPNRYVECYIAEQNMVSVAIGCAVRDRNVVFASTFATFFSRAFDQLRMASISESNINLCGSHCGVSIGEDGPSQMGLEDLAMFRAIPTATVFYPSDGVSTEKAVELAANTKGLCFIRTSRPENNIIYNCNEDFHVGQAKVVFKTNDDHVTVIGAGVTLHEALAAAEQLKKERINIRVIDPFTIKPLDSKTIIDNARATRGRIITVEDHYYEGGLGEAVCSAVINETGFTVHRLAVSQVPRSGKPQELIRIFGIDRDAITQAVRKVLSSSANAK; encoded by the exons ATGGAGGACTACCATAAACCGGACCAGCAGACGGTGCAGGCGCTCAggaacatcgccacccggctcCGGATCAACTCCATTAAGGCGACAACTGCAGCGGGCAGCGG TCATCCCACATCATGTTGCAGCGTGGCAGAGATCATGTCTGTGCTGTTCTTTCATACCATGAAGTACCGACCTGAAGACCCCCGTAACCCCAACAACGACCGCTTCATCCTGTCCAAG GGCCATGCGGCCCCCGTGCTGTACGCCGTGTGGGCGGAGACGGGTTACCTGAAGGAGAATGAGCTCCTCAACCTCCGCAAGGTCGACTCCATCCTGGAGGGACACCCTGTGCCG AAGCAGCAGTTTGTGGATGTGGCCACTGGTTCTCTGGGTCAGGGGCTGGGAGCTGCCTGTGGAATGGCCTACACTGGAAAATACTTTGACAAGGCCAg CTATCAGGTGTTCTGCCTGCTAGGTGATGGAGAGCTGTCCGAGGGCTCGGTGTGGGAGGCCATGGCCTTCGCCTCATACTACCAACTAGACAACCTGGTGGCCATTTTGGACATCAACCGCCTGGGTCAGAGCGACCCGGCTCCACTCCAGCACCATGTAGAGAAGTACCAGCGACGCTGTGAGGCCTTTGG CTGGCATGCCATCATTGTGGATGGCCACAGTGTGGAGGAGCTGTGTAAGGTGCTGAGTCAGCCCCGCCACCAGCCACTTGCCATCATCGCTAAGACTATCAAGGGCAAGGGCATCCCAG cGGCTGAGGATAAGATGGGCTGGCACGGGAAACCCCTGCCCAAAGACATGGCCGACAGCGTGATCAAGGAGATGCAGAGCCGCATCATCAGCTGCAACAAGCGCCTGTACCCTGCTCCGCCCACTGAGGATGCATCACCTGTCAGCCTCCGCAACATCCGCATGCCAAGTGCACCCAGCTACAAAACTGGAGACAAG ATTGCTACGAGGAAGGCGTATGGCATGGCTCTGGCCAAGCTGGGCCGTTACAACGACCAAGTGGTGGCTCTAGATGGGGACACCAAAAACTCCACCTTCTCTGAGCTCTTTAAGAACGAACACCCTAATCGCTACGTGGAGTGCTACATCGCAGAGCAGAACATG GTGAGCGTGGCCATAGGTTGTGCCGTGCGCGACCGTAACGTGGTGTTTGCCAGCACCTTCGCCACGTTCTTCAGCCGGGCCTTTGACCAGCTCCGCATGGCCAGCATCTCTGAGAGCAACATCAACCTCTGCGGCTCCCACTGTGGTGTCTCTATTG GTGAGGATGGGCCCTCTCAGATGGGTCTGGAGGATCTGGCCATGTTTAGAGCCATTCCCACGGCAACCGTCTTCTACCCTAGTGACGGTGTCTCCACTGAGAAAGCTGTGGAGCTCGCCGCCAACACAAAG GGTTTGTGTTTCATCCGAACGAGCCGCCCAGAGAACAACATAATTTACAACTGCAATGAGGACTTCCATGTTGGTCAGGCTAAG GTCGTGTTTAAAACCAATGACGACCATGTGACTGTGATTGGAGCAGGAGTGACCCTCCACGAGGCTCTGGCTGCTGCTGAACAGCTGAAGAAag AAAGAATTAACATCCGCGTGATTGACCCGTTCACCATCAAACCCCTGGACTCCAAGACCATCATCGACAACGCCAGGGCCACCAGAGGACGCATCATCACAGTGGAGGACCACTACTATGAAG
- the dcp1a gene encoding mRNA-decapping enzyme 1A, whose amino-acid sequence METVNAGQMMSLAALQRQDPYINRLLDVTGQVALYNFNSKANEWEKTEIEGTLFVYARSASPHHGFTIMNRLSTENLVEPINKDLEFQLQDPFLLYRNGNLGIYSIWFYDKRDCQRIAQLMAKIMKQEAEHAQRKSPESGEPGKTNGVAEPRPIDILELLSKAKEEYQRALTGDTDVSAEPNVKSAINATDHAHSTPQPEKSSHTMVKQITVEELFGSSLPKDPSLPTMPTQNTTTASSDSSTAYLRDQSYPSPARQHPLFPPHVTSQDPGSSQRHQVHGLLPAPYALHPSPVFQSVVPRSDPQPQCSVSPLMVLPAGSEPRALPGPAAPSAAPTAYLGQEILNTLKAAVPSVNSDIHKPILAPNFLPSMLFPPHSFQEPTGKPILQHGKEMDVFSQPPNLIKPMSAVPISPGLAVPRPANSVLLSPSVFQQSISKTTAAASVVPPAPSELSSSSVGALEPPQAACSITQLQDTLIHLIKNDPEFLSAIHDAYLQSLSKDFSNMKL is encoded by the exons ATGGAGACCGTAAATGCTGGACAAATGATGAGTTTAGCAGCTCTACAGAGACAAGACCCATACATTAACAGGCTGCTCGATGTTACCGGCCAGGTGGCTCTCTACAACTTCAACTCAAAAGCGAACGAATGG GAGAAGACCGAAATCGAGGGCACCCTGTTTGTTTATGCAAG GTCTGCCTCGCCTCACCATGGTTTCACCATCATGAACCGACTGAGCACAGAGAACCTAGTGGAGCCGATCAACAAAGACCTGGAGTTCCAGCTGCAGGATCCCTTCCTGCTCTATAGGAACGGCAACT TGGGTATCTACAGTATTTGGTTCTATGACAAGAGGGACTGTCAACGCATCGCTCAGCTGATGGCCAA GATTATGAAACAAGAAGCAGAACATGCCCAAAGAAAGTCGCCAGAGAGTGGAGAGCCTGGAAAGACCAATGGTGTCGCAGAACCACGGCCCATTGACATCCTAGAACTGCTCAGCAAAGCCAAGGAGGAATACCAGAGA GCTCTAACAGGTGACACAGATGTGTCCGCAGAGCCTAATGTGAAATCAGCCATCAATGCCACAGATCATGCCCACAGCACACCACAACCAGAAAAG AGCTCTCATACAATGGTGAAGCAGATCACAGTTGAGGAGCTCTTTGGATCGTCCCTCCCTAAGGACCCCTCTCTACCCACCATGCCCACACAGAACACCACCACTGCTTCCAGTGACTCCTCCACAGCTTACCTCCGGGACCAGTCTTATCCCTCTCCAGCCCGCCAACACCCACTCTTTCCTCCCCATGTCACATCCCAGGATCCTGGTTCAAGTCAGCGGCACCAAGTACACGGCCTGCTCCCGGCTCCGTACGCGCTACACCCCAGCCCTGTTTTTCAGTCAGTGGTCCCCAGGTCAGACCCCCAACCTCAGTGCTCAGTCTCCCCTCTCATGGTGCTTCCAGCTGGCTCAGAGCCTCGTGCTCTCCCTGGTCCTGCAGCACCATCAGCAGCTCCTACGGCCTATTTGGGACAAGAGATACTCAACACCCTCAAAGCAGCAGTGCCATCTGTGAATTCAGACATCCACAAACCCATCCTCGCACCAAACTTCCTGCCAAGCATGCTGTTCCCACCCCACAGCTTCCAAGAGCCAACGGGGAAACCTATTCTTCAGCACGGCAAGGAGATGGATGTTTTCTCTCAGCCTCCAAACCTGATCAAACCAATGTCT GCTGTCCCCATTAGTCCAGGTCTTGCTGTTCCAAGGCCGGCAAATTCTGTGCTCCTCTCCCCCAGCGTCTTCCAGCAGTCCATCAGTAAAacgacagcagcagcatcagtggTCCCTCCTGCCCCCTCCgagctctcctcctcctctgtagGAGCTTTAGAGCCTCCACAAGCAGCCTGCAGCATAACACAGCTGCAGGATACTCTGATACACCTCATTAAG AATGACCCAGAGTTCCTCAGTGCCATTCATGATGCTTACCTGCAGAGTCTGTCCAAGGACTTCAGCAACATGAAGCTATAG